Proteins encoded within one genomic window of Pedosphaera parvula Ellin514:
- a CDS encoding PEP-CTERM sorting domain-containing protein — translation MHKRNLRFHGLVCLIVLIMAGIPAMATTVTLSPIADTSLFQNNPDNNLGGHTNFAAGTMANGSRSRAIVEFDPGSLIPAGSIITSVTLTLNVTAAGNSNPTSFELHPMLVNWGEGNKTGQTGAPASPGEATWNAPFASTTLWGTPGGQSGNDYAAGASASTSIGTSGAFTFASTSSLVSDVQTWLDNPGTDFGWMLLTGNESTLNSAHRFASREDGLGRGPLLTIAFSPVPEPSTMALVTLGTLGFFSFRRFKSC, via the coding sequence ATGCACAAAAGAAACCTGCGATTCCACGGTTTGGTCTGTTTGATTGTTCTGATCATGGCGGGCATTCCTGCCATGGCGACAACGGTCACCTTGAGTCCGATCGCTGACACTTCCCTGTTTCAAAACAACCCGGATAATAACCTGGGAGGACATACCAATTTTGCGGCTGGAACCATGGCCAATGGATCGCGAAGTCGAGCGATCGTTGAATTCGATCCGGGTTCATTGATTCCGGCTGGTTCCATCATTACTTCCGTGACGCTTACACTTAATGTTACGGCAGCAGGCAATTCGAATCCGACCAGTTTCGAACTGCATCCCATGCTCGTGAACTGGGGTGAGGGAAATAAAACCGGGCAAACAGGCGCGCCGGCTTCACCAGGCGAGGCCACCTGGAACGCACCTTTTGCAAGCACAACTTTGTGGGGAACACCCGGAGGCCAAAGCGGGAATGATTATGCCGCAGGCGCAAGCGCATCCACCTCGATTGGAACCTCCGGGGCTTTTACTTTTGCATCCACGTCGTCACTGGTATCGGATGTTCAGACCTGGCTGGATAATCCCGGCACCGATTTTGGTTGGATGTTGCTGACTGGGAACGAGTCCACCCTGAACTCAGCCCATCGATTTGCGTCGCGTGAGGATGGCTTGGGGCGCGGACCTCTGCTTACCATCGCATTTTCACCCGTCCCCGAACCTTCCACCATGGCTCTGGTCACGCTTGGCACTCTGGGTTTCTTTTCGTTCCGCAGATTTAAATCCTGTTGA
- the leuS gene encoding leucine--tRNA ligase: MSSGRKQYPFDLIESKWQSIWDRQQTFRAWNPGETVPQEHPFAKRHQQVLPPKYYILDMFPYPSGAGLHVGHPEGYTATDILARYRRAVGYNVLHPMGWDAFGLPAEQYAIKTGQHPRKTTEANISTFKRQIKSLGFSYDWSREVDTTDPKYFKWSQWIFLKLYNSWFNLKTNKAEPIETLSYPVGLKTEEEKRTYRDNKRLAYVAEAPVNWCPELGTVLANEEVIDGKSEVGGFPVVRKPMRQWMLRITAYAEKLLNDLEGIDWSHSLKEMQRNWIGRSEGAEVHFQIAGSNEQITVFTTRPDTLFGATYMVLSPEHKLLSQITTSEQRDALKTYQEFAAGKSDLERTELAKEKTGVFTGAYALNPVNNARIPIWIADYVLASYGTGAIMAVPAHDTRDFEFAQKFKLPVVQVVQPPEGKDWQGFTDDGIAINSNSPEISLNGLPTSEAKKKITAWLEEKGLGHKTINFKLRDWLFSRQRYWGEPFPIIWKKDAQGNLHHEALPESALPVVPPDLTDFKPTTSGEPPLARAKDWVNLPDGSIRETNTMPQWAGSCWYYLRYIDARNDKTFCDSNAEHYWMGTGKSPIANVQGAKPPTPGVDLYVGGTEHAVLHLLYARFWHKVLFDLGQVSTPEPFFKLVNQGLILGEDGQKMSKSRGNVVNPDDVLGEYGADAFRLYEMFMGPLEMVKPWNTKGVEGVYRFLGRVWRLFVDEQSETEFEQNLTTEGGKGAELLNAIKLSGAIKDIAASPAQLKTLHATIKKVTEDLDHLRFNTAISALMVFVNEAITWETKPVSVLRDFLTLLQPFAPHLAEELSGKLAASTGGTQATLAYVPWPKYDPALLVETTLEIPVQVNGKLRDKLVVPADTTQEQLESLALASEKVKPYIEGKTVKKIIVVPRKLVNIAVG; the protein is encoded by the coding sequence ATGTCGAGTGGTCGTAAACAGTATCCTTTTGATTTGATCGAGTCGAAGTGGCAGTCCATTTGGGACCGCCAGCAAACCTTCCGTGCCTGGAACCCGGGCGAGACGGTTCCGCAAGAACATCCTTTTGCGAAGCGTCACCAGCAGGTGCTGCCGCCGAAGTATTACATCCTCGACATGTTCCCCTACCCTTCCGGCGCCGGACTCCATGTCGGCCATCCCGAAGGCTATACTGCCACTGACATACTCGCACGTTATCGTCGTGCAGTTGGTTACAATGTCCTTCATCCAATGGGCTGGGATGCTTTCGGTTTGCCTGCGGAACAATACGCCATCAAAACCGGCCAACATCCTCGCAAAACCACCGAGGCTAACATTTCCACATTCAAGCGGCAGATTAAATCGCTTGGTTTTAGTTATGATTGGTCACGGGAGGTGGATACGACCGATCCAAAGTATTTCAAATGGTCGCAGTGGATTTTCCTGAAGCTCTATAATTCCTGGTTCAATCTCAAAACCAACAAGGCCGAGCCTATTGAAACGCTAAGCTATCCGGTTGGGTTAAAGACTGAGGAGGAGAAGCGAACGTATCGCGATAACAAGCGCCTGGCTTATGTGGCCGAAGCTCCAGTTAACTGGTGTCCCGAACTTGGGACCGTTTTGGCCAATGAAGAAGTCATTGATGGCAAAAGCGAAGTGGGTGGTTTTCCCGTCGTTCGCAAGCCGATGCGCCAATGGATGCTCCGCATCACGGCGTATGCGGAAAAGCTCTTGAACGATTTGGAAGGGATTGATTGGAGTCACTCGCTCAAGGAAATGCAACGCAATTGGATTGGGCGGAGTGAAGGAGCCGAGGTCCACTTTCAAATCGCTGGTTCGAACGAGCAGATCACCGTTTTCACCACGCGGCCTGATACATTGTTTGGAGCGACTTACATGGTGTTGTCACCAGAGCATAAATTGTTAAGTCAAATCACCACGTCCGAGCAGCGCGATGCGTTGAAGACGTATCAAGAGTTTGCCGCAGGCAAGAGCGATTTGGAGCGCACTGAATTGGCAAAGGAAAAGACGGGTGTGTTCACGGGAGCATATGCTCTTAACCCGGTTAACAACGCGCGCATACCGATCTGGATTGCTGACTACGTACTCGCGAGTTATGGCACCGGCGCCATCATGGCAGTGCCAGCGCACGATACCCGCGACTTCGAATTTGCACAAAAGTTCAAACTGCCAGTTGTCCAGGTAGTGCAACCGCCTGAAGGAAAGGATTGGCAAGGGTTCACCGATGACGGCATTGCCATCAACTCCAACAGCCCGGAAATATCTTTAAACGGATTGCCGACATCGGAAGCGAAGAAGAAGATCACGGCCTGGCTGGAGGAAAAGGGACTCGGCCACAAAACCATTAATTTCAAACTGCGCGACTGGTTGTTCAGCCGTCAACGGTATTGGGGCGAACCATTCCCGATTATCTGGAAGAAGGATGCCCAGGGCAATTTACACCATGAAGCATTGCCGGAATCAGCCTTGCCCGTGGTGCCACCCGATCTGACCGACTTCAAACCCACGACAAGCGGCGAACCGCCTTTGGCACGCGCCAAGGATTGGGTGAATTTGCCGGATGGCTCAATTCGGGAAACAAACACGATGCCGCAGTGGGCGGGCAGTTGCTGGTATTACCTGCGCTATATCGATGCGCGGAATGACAAAACATTCTGTGACTCCAACGCCGAACATTACTGGATGGGAACGGGAAAGAGTCCGATCGCCAATGTCCAAGGTGCAAAGCCGCCGACCCCAGGGGTTGATCTTTATGTTGGTGGGACGGAACATGCTGTTTTGCATCTTCTTTATGCGCGGTTTTGGCACAAGGTGCTTTTCGATCTGGGCCAGGTCTCCACACCCGAGCCATTCTTCAAGCTCGTTAATCAAGGGCTGATACTTGGTGAAGATGGACAGAAGATGTCCAAGAGCCGCGGCAATGTGGTTAATCCGGACGATGTGCTTGGTGAATACGGCGCAGATGCATTTCGACTCTATGAAATGTTCATGGGTCCGCTGGAAATGGTGAAGCCATGGAACACGAAGGGTGTCGAAGGCGTGTATCGTTTCCTGGGTCGTGTGTGGCGTTTATTTGTAGATGAGCAGAGCGAGACAGAGTTTGAGCAGAACCTGACAACTGAAGGCGGCAAAGGTGCCGAACTTCTAAACGCAATAAAACTTAGCGGAGCCATTAAAGATATTGCCGCGAGTCCCGCTCAGCTGAAGACGTTGCACGCTACCATCAAGAAAGTGACGGAGGATTTGGATCACCTCCGCTTCAACACAGCCATTTCGGCGCTCATGGTATTTGTGAACGAAGCGATTACGTGGGAGACCAAGCCGGTTTCCGTGTTGCGAGATTTTCTTACCTTACTCCAACCTTTTGCGCCACATTTGGCGGAGGAACTCTCTGGGAAGCTGGCGGCTTCAACCGGCGGAACCCAGGCAACTCTTGCGTACGTTCCATGGCCGAAGTATGACCCGGCTTTGCTGGTGGAAACGACATTGGAAATTCCGGTGCAGGTTAATGGCAAGCTGCGTGACAAGTTGGTCGTGCCGGCGGACACTACTCAGGAGCAACTGGAGTCATTGGCGTTGGCCAGCGAAAAGGTCAAACCTTATATCGAGGGCAAAACGGTCAAGAAAATCATTGTTGTCCCGAGGAAATTAGTGAACATTGCGGTCGGATGA